A single window of Paenibacillus sp. SYP-B4298 DNA harbors:
- a CDS encoding alpha/beta hydrolase family protein, whose amino-acid sequence MGRWEFILLLAALLGWLLLTGSRSRITRLTRCLIVGGLIGILILHMYIEQLRWALLPLYMMVALVLSGYMRGSQSSPAPRRSGRLRPMLLRIPIVLVGVICWTIPTSLPLFQFTPPDGPYAVGVVDYTWSDPERTEANGSHPLNLRIWYPASGLHTAPARYIPQYDLFVQAVRRHYGPWANLLTDYRNLTVPADDTAPFHPDVEKAPVVVYLHGNLLGTRFTGTFQALHLASYGYIVVALEHPGTAFISAVPEGEGNDTPFTDHFGGLPNTFGAHNRAALPIIREQQADIEFVLARLRTLARFAPDSPLANRIDEHRVALIGHSFGGAAAASMLFHSSMVKAAINLDGYLYGEYPEPPPAKPLLILNGGLHIKGLEDSMAGLEEERALRERLLEKSGAEITLPQAGHLSFTDLPLYSPLLAPIAPNIREQHRVINEHTLRFLQKHL is encoded by the coding sequence ATGGGACGATGGGAATTCATCTTGCTGCTTGCCGCTCTGCTCGGCTGGCTCCTTCTGACAGGATCACGGTCTCGCATCACGCGGCTCACAAGGTGCCTGATCGTCGGAGGCCTGATCGGCATTCTTATCCTGCATATGTACATCGAGCAGTTACGCTGGGCGCTGCTGCCCCTATACATGATGGTTGCGCTGGTGCTAAGCGGCTATATGCGCGGCAGCCAAAGCAGCCCGGCTCCTCGCAGGTCAGGCCGTCTGCGGCCTATGCTGCTCCGTATTCCGATTGTCCTCGTTGGCGTCATCTGCTGGACCATTCCGACTTCGCTGCCGTTGTTCCAGTTCACCCCGCCTGACGGCCCTTATGCCGTAGGTGTCGTAGATTACACCTGGAGCGACCCTGAACGCACAGAAGCGAATGGAAGCCATCCACTGAATCTACGCATCTGGTACCCGGCGAGCGGCCTCCACACCGCTCCGGCCCGATATATCCCCCAGTACGATCTATTTGTCCAGGCGGTTCGTCGTCATTACGGTCCATGGGCCAATCTGCTGACTGATTATCGGAATCTCACCGTTCCTGCCGATGATACTGCACCGTTTCACCCTGATGTGGAGAAGGCTCCGGTCGTCGTCTACCTGCACGGCAACCTGCTCGGCACTCGCTTTACGGGTACGTTCCAGGCATTACATTTAGCAAGTTATGGCTATATAGTCGTCGCCCTCGAACATCCCGGGACGGCGTTCATTAGTGCTGTCCCCGAGGGCGAAGGCAACGATACGCCGTTTACCGATCACTTCGGGGGTCTGCCGAATACGTTCGGCGCCCATAACAGGGCGGCCCTCCCGATCATCCGCGAGCAGCAGGCCGATATAGAATTTGTGCTTGCTCGCCTCCGTACCCTTGCCCGGTTCGCCCCGGATTCGCCCCTCGCCAATCGGATAGATGAGCACAGAGTGGCCTTGATCGGACATTCCTTCGGAGGTGCGGCAGCCGCTAGCATGCTGTTCCATTCTTCAATGGTCAAGGCCGCTATTAATCTCGATGGCTACCTTTATGGCGAATATCCAGAGCCTCCGCCAGCCAAGCCGCTGCTCATTCTAAATGGCGGCCTTCATATCAAGGGATTGGAGGATTCAATGGCTGGATTGGAGGAAGAGCGCGCCCTGCGAGAACGACTGTTGGAGAAGTCAGGAGCGGAGATTACGCTGCCGCAAGCCGGGCATCTCAGCTTCACCGATCTGCCGCTATATTCGCCGCTTCTTGCTCCAATCGCCCCCAATATCAGGGAGCAACATCGCGTGATTAATGAACATACGCTACGGTTTCTACAGAAGCATCTGTAG
- a CDS encoding X2-like carbohydrate binding domain-containing protein: protein MLIGSYRPFLSLFTAFLIVASTFAVTPDRAQAATSQPYEWKNVVTNAGGGFIPGIVFNTSEPDLIYARTDIGGAYRWNPANETWIPLLDFVGWDEWGKTGVDALATDPVDPDRLYIAAGTYTNSWDPNNGYIMRSTDRGNTWEETELPFKVGGNMPGRSMGERLQIDPNDNSILFFGARSGNGLWKSADYGVTWSKVVSFPNPGNYVQNPANEYQGDIMGLAWITFDPSTGSPGQATQTIYVGVADVAESIYRSTDGGATWAAVPGQPTGYLPHHGVLSSTGDLYIPYSNGIGPYDGTKGEVWKYNTKTGVWKNISPVPDADNYFGYGGLAVDAQQPNTLMVTSLNSWWPDAMIYRSVDGGESWTSIWDWESYPNRSFRYTQDISAAPWLDFATNPQIPEITPKLGWMIGDLQIDPFDSDRMMYGTGATIYGTNNLTDWDQDEQIHIKVMAQGIEEMAVLDLASPPSGAPLVSAIGDVTGFRHDHLLQTPTKMFTRPTTSTSLDFAEQSPNFFVRVGNEDYELHPNGKSVGFSYDGGSNWNWGNSEPPGTRGGGTVAVSADATSVVWSTGDVGVYVSKNAGNSWTKSTGVPSGAQVRSDRVNPNKFYAASGGKFYVSTNGGSSFTQTAATGLPSGGTLNFKAMPGLEGEIWLAGGQANGLYGLWHSSNSGQSFTKLSNVAQADTIGFGKAAPGATYMALYATAKIDGVRGIYRSDDAGASWVRINDDQHQYGIPNATITGDPRVYGRVYLGTNGRGILFADPVGGTEPGGPEPVTSSTISPTNASFDLKASAQAAIPVALTLNGNTFTGVKHGSYTLAAGVDYTLSGTTVTLLPSYLSTLPLGTVNLTFQFSAGTHPVLQLSIIDTTTPEPGVEGEMKVEMYNGERASSTVSINPRIKLTNTGDKAISLADVNLRYFYTADGSQSQAFFCDWSHIGSANVVGTFHALASAKPTADTYLNIGFTAGAGMLNPGQSIELQIRFSKSDWSSYSQSNDYSFNATASSYVEHSKLAGYINGTLQWGMEP from the coding sequence ATGTTAATCGGAAGCTATCGTCCCTTCCTCTCCCTCTTTACTGCTTTTCTGATCGTTGCCTCGACCTTTGCCGTGACGCCTGACAGGGCGCAGGCCGCCACTAGTCAGCCTTACGAGTGGAAGAATGTGGTGACGAACGCTGGTGGCGGTTTTATCCCGGGCATCGTCTTTAACACATCCGAACCGGACTTGATCTATGCCCGCACCGACATCGGTGGAGCCTATCGCTGGAACCCGGCCAACGAAACCTGGATTCCGTTATTGGATTTTGTAGGCTGGGATGAATGGGGCAAGACCGGAGTCGATGCGCTGGCCACCGATCCCGTCGACCCGGATCGCTTATATATCGCTGCAGGTACCTATACGAATAGCTGGGACCCTAATAATGGGTATATTATGCGCTCCACGGATCGCGGGAATACATGGGAGGAGACGGAGCTGCCCTTCAAGGTCGGAGGCAATATGCCTGGACGCTCGATGGGCGAGAGGCTCCAGATCGATCCGAATGACAATTCCATATTGTTCTTCGGCGCTCGCAGCGGCAACGGATTATGGAAGAGCGCAGACTACGGCGTCACCTGGTCCAAGGTCGTCAGCTTCCCCAACCCCGGCAACTATGTGCAAAATCCGGCGAATGAGTACCAAGGGGATATTATGGGACTCGCCTGGATCACCTTCGATCCTTCGACAGGCTCTCCTGGACAAGCAACCCAGACCATCTATGTCGGTGTAGCCGATGTGGCAGAGAGCATCTATCGCAGCACCGATGGCGGCGCAACCTGGGCTGCTGTGCCGGGTCAGCCGACAGGATATTTGCCTCATCATGGCGTGCTTTCCTCGACAGGCGATCTGTATATCCCTTACAGCAACGGCATTGGCCCTTACGATGGAACGAAGGGCGAGGTATGGAAATACAACACGAAGACAGGGGTATGGAAAAACATCAGCCCTGTGCCAGACGCGGACAACTATTTCGGTTACGGCGGCTTGGCTGTCGATGCGCAGCAGCCTAATACGCTAATGGTGACTTCGCTGAACTCCTGGTGGCCAGATGCGATGATCTACCGCAGCGTCGATGGCGGCGAAAGCTGGACGAGCATCTGGGATTGGGAAAGCTACCCGAACCGCAGCTTCCGCTATACGCAAGATATTTCCGCTGCGCCGTGGCTGGATTTTGCTACGAATCCGCAGATACCGGAAATTACTCCGAAGCTGGGCTGGATGATCGGCGATCTGCAGATCGATCCGTTCGATTCGGATCGCATGATGTATGGCACGGGAGCAACAATCTATGGAACGAACAATCTGACCGATTGGGATCAGGATGAACAGATTCATATTAAGGTGATGGCTCAGGGGATTGAGGAGATGGCTGTCCTCGATCTGGCCAGTCCGCCTTCCGGTGCGCCTCTGGTCAGTGCGATCGGCGACGTCACAGGCTTCCGCCATGACCATCTGCTGCAGACACCGACCAAGATGTTCACACGACCTACAACGTCTACGAGCCTGGATTTTGCCGAGCAGAGTCCAAATTTTTTTGTTCGGGTAGGTAATGAAGACTACGAATTGCATCCGAATGGCAAATCCGTAGGCTTCTCCTATGATGGCGGCTCCAACTGGAATTGGGGCAACAGCGAGCCTCCGGGCACGAGGGGCGGCGGCACGGTAGCCGTATCTGCCGATGCCACGAGCGTCGTATGGAGTACGGGCGATGTCGGCGTCTATGTCTCGAAAAATGCGGGCAATAGTTGGACGAAGAGTACAGGCGTGCCAAGCGGCGCGCAGGTGCGCTCGGACCGTGTAAACCCGAACAAATTCTATGCGGCAAGCGGGGGCAAGTTCTATGTCAGCACGAACGGCGGATCAAGCTTTACTCAGACGGCGGCGACAGGCCTGCCAAGCGGCGGTACGCTTAACTTCAAGGCTATGCCTGGACTGGAAGGCGAAATCTGGCTTGCAGGCGGCCAAGCCAACGGCTTGTATGGCCTGTGGCATTCCTCCAACTCGGGACAGAGCTTTACCAAGCTGTCCAATGTCGCGCAGGCAGACACCATAGGGTTCGGCAAAGCAGCGCCTGGAGCAACCTATATGGCCTTGTATGCCACAGCGAAAATCGATGGCGTTCGCGGCATCTATCGCTCGGATGATGCAGGCGCCTCCTGGGTCAGAATCAACGATGACCAGCATCAGTATGGCATCCCGAACGCGACCATCACCGGCGATCCGCGGGTCTATGGCAGAGTCTACCTCGGGACGAATGGTCGGGGCATCCTGTTCGCTGATCCGGTGGGCGGCACAGAGCCAGGCGGGCCAGAGCCTGTCACCTCCTCCACGATCAGCCCGACCAACGCCAGCTTTGACCTGAAGGCAAGCGCCCAAGCTGCGATTCCTGTCGCTCTGACGCTCAATGGCAATACCTTCACAGGCGTTAAGCACGGCAGCTACACGCTGGCGGCCGGAGTCGACTATACACTTAGCGGCACAACGGTTACATTGCTCCCGTCCTACCTGTCCACTCTGCCGCTTGGCACAGTGAATCTGACCTTTCAATTCAGCGCAGGCACCCATCCTGTCCTGCAATTATCGATTATCGACACCACGACTCCTGAACCAGGCGTGGAAGGCGAGATGAAGGTGGAGATGTACAATGGCGAGCGCGCCAGCTCTACCGTATCCATTAATCCGCGCATTAAGCTTACCAATACGGGAGATAAGGCCATCTCGCTCGCCGATGTGAATCTTCGCTACTTCTATACGGCAGACGGGAGCCAAAGCCAGGCCTTCTTCTGCGATTGGTCTCATATCGGCAGCGCCAATGTCGTCGGCACCTTCCATGCCTTGGCGAGCGCCAAGCCTACAGCAGACACATATCTGAATATCGGCTTTACAGCAGGGGCCGGTATGCTGAACCCGGGTCAGAGCATTGAGCTGCAGATCCGCTTCTCCAAGTCCGACTGGTCGAGCTACAGCCAGTCCAATGACTACTCCTTCAACGCTACGGCCAGCAGCTATGTAGAGCACAGCAAGCTTGCAGGCTATATCAATGGAACACTGCAATGGGGCATGGAGCCATAA
- a CDS encoding DUF4256 domain-containing protein — protein sequence MSTQDRDHIMELLPQQREELLRMMQQRFETYVHRHPELEWTGVMAKLAANPSKLGSLHAMERTGGEPDVVGYDVESEEYLIFDCSAESPKGRRSLCYDHAALEARREHKPKDSAVGMAAAMGIELLSEEQYRRLQQLGAFDLKSSSWVRTPARIRELGGAIFCDRRYDTVFMYHNGAESYYAARGFRGCLRV from the coding sequence ATGTCAACACAGGATCGAGATCACATCATGGAGCTGCTGCCACAGCAGCGGGAGGAATTGCTGCGAATGATGCAGCAGCGGTTTGAGACCTATGTCCACCGTCACCCGGAGCTGGAGTGGACAGGCGTGATGGCGAAGCTTGCTGCCAACCCGAGCAAGCTGGGGTCGCTTCATGCGATGGAGCGTACAGGCGGCGAGCCGGATGTGGTCGGCTATGATGTGGAGTCAGAGGAGTATCTCATCTTCGATTGTTCCGCGGAGAGCCCTAAGGGGCGGCGGAGCCTATGCTACGATCATGCAGCGCTGGAAGCGCGAAGAGAGCATAAGCCCAAGGACAGTGCGGTCGGGATGGCTGCTGCGATGGGCATCGAGCTGCTGTCCGAGGAGCAATACCGGAGGCTACAGCAGCTTGGGGCGTTCGATCTGAAATCCTCAAGCTGGGTGAGAACGCCCGCACGAATTCGAGAGCTGGGCGGAGCCATCTTCTGCGACCGCCGTTATGATACGGTCTTCATGTATCATAATGGCGCGGAATCCTACTATGCCGCCAGAGGCTTCCGCGGCTGTCTCCGGGTCTAG
- a CDS encoding LacI family DNA-binding transcriptional regulator, with product MTTLKQIASMAGVSISTVSRILNSPDNSFATQEVRDRVWRIVKETGYVPNQSARELKRGRSAARPSSNGSISCILGRTRQLDDDPFFAQMSRAIEQQALELGYAVHLSYSLFDIETDTLLDKIESSRADGAIILGRFSSDSMNFLEKHYKNLVYAGRNVIAANCDQVICDGYEATQIAIEHLISCGHRQIGYIGETANEVRYEAYCDTLRKHGLEHSDHLVSNCPQNGPGGYQGADKLLTQAAPLPTAVFCATDIAAIAALRRFTEANIKVPEQLSIISMDNIELSGYVSPMLTTVGMPIVEMGNWAVRLLIDRINKRHRLPAKLLLPNKLVVRESVAKLV from the coding sequence ATGACCACCTTGAAGCAGATCGCCTCTATGGCAGGCGTGTCAATCTCGACCGTATCGCGTATATTGAATTCCCCTGACAATAGCTTTGCTACCCAGGAGGTACGGGATCGGGTGTGGAGAATTGTGAAGGAGACCGGCTATGTGCCCAACCAGAGCGCCAGAGAGCTCAAGCGCGGCAGGAGCGCTGCACGCCCTTCATCCAATGGCTCCATCTCCTGCATATTAGGAAGAACGCGCCAGCTCGATGATGATCCGTTCTTTGCCCAGATGTCCCGCGCGATCGAGCAGCAGGCACTGGAGCTGGGCTATGCTGTTCATCTATCCTATTCCCTGTTTGACATCGAGACCGATACGCTGCTGGACAAGATCGAATCGTCGCGCGCAGACGGCGCGATCATCCTGGGCCGCTTTAGCAGCGACAGTATGAATTTTCTGGAGAAGCATTACAAAAATCTGGTGTACGCCGGACGCAACGTCATTGCGGCCAACTGCGATCAGGTCATCTGTGATGGATATGAAGCCACCCAGATTGCCATTGAACATCTGATCTCCTGCGGACATCGGCAGATCGGATATATCGGGGAGACGGCGAACGAGGTTCGTTATGAGGCCTACTGCGACACGCTCCGCAAGCATGGACTGGAGCACTCGGATCATCTGGTCAGCAATTGTCCGCAGAATGGGCCGGGCGGGTACCAGGGAGCAGACAAGCTGCTGACCCAGGCAGCACCGCTTCCGACCGCTGTATTCTGCGCGACGGATATTGCCGCCATCGCAGCCTTGCGGCGGTTCACGGAAGCGAACATCAAGGTGCCAGAGCAGCTCTCCATCATTAGTATGGATAACATCGAGCTGTCTGGCTATGTATCTCCGATGCTGACCACTGTCGGCATGCCGATCGTGGAGATGGGCAACTGGGCGGTACGACTCTTGATTGACCGTATTAACAAGCGTCACAGGCTGCCTGCCAAGCTGCTATTGCCGAACAAGCTTGTGGTGAGAGAGAGCGTGGCGAAGCTGGTCTAG
- the cysD gene encoding sulfate adenylyltransferase subunit CysD: MSLTHLDKLEAEAIYIFREVAAECERPVMLYSIGKDSSVMLHLAMKAFYPEKPPFPLLQIDTSWKFREMIEFRDRRAQELGVNLIVHRNEAAIAQGINPFDHGAAYTDIMKTQALKEALTKHQFTAAFGGGRRDEEKSRAKERIFSFRTEQHTWDPKNQRPEMWKLYNTRINKGESMRVFPISNWTEKDIWQYIRRENIEIVPLYFAAERPVVYRDGNIIMVDDSRMRLLPGEEPEMKKVRFRTLGCYPLTGGIESDADTLDEVIAETLSATTSERTSRVIDKEAAGSMERRKREGYF; the protein is encoded by the coding sequence ATGTCGCTGACACACTTGGATAAACTTGAGGCCGAGGCGATCTACATTTTCCGCGAGGTGGCTGCCGAATGCGAGCGCCCGGTCATGCTGTATTCCATCGGCAAGGATTCATCGGTCATGCTGCATCTGGCAATGAAGGCCTTCTATCCTGAGAAGCCGCCGTTCCCACTGCTGCAGATCGATACGAGCTGGAAATTCCGTGAGATGATTGAATTCCGCGACCGTCGTGCACAGGAATTGGGCGTGAACCTGATCGTTCACCGCAATGAAGCGGCCATTGCTCAGGGCATTAACCCGTTCGACCACGGCGCAGCGTATACCGATATTATGAAGACCCAAGCGCTCAAGGAGGCGCTGACCAAGCATCAATTCACGGCTGCCTTCGGCGGCGGACGCCGGGACGAGGAGAAGTCGCGCGCCAAGGAGCGGATCTTCTCCTTCCGTACCGAGCAGCACACATGGGACCCCAAAAATCAACGTCCCGAGATGTGGAAGCTCTACAATACCCGTATCAACAAGGGCGAGAGCATGCGCGTATTCCCGATATCCAACTGGACGGAGAAGGACATCTGGCAATATATTCGCCGCGAGAATATTGAGATCGTGCCGCTCTATTTCGCTGCGGAGCGCCCTGTAGTGTACCGGGACGGCAATATCATCATGGTGGATGATAGCCGGATGCGTCTGCTGCCTGGCGAGGAGCCCGAGATGAAGAAGGTGCGGTTCCGCACGCTGGGCTGCTATCCGCTGACGGGGGGCATCGAGTCGGATGCCGATACACTGGATGAGGTTATTGCGGAGACACTGTCGGCGACGACATCCGAGCGCACCAGCCGTGTCATCGACAAGGAGGCGGCCGGCAGCATGGAACGGCGCAAACGGGAGGGGTACTTCTAA
- a CDS encoding sulfate adenylyltransferase subunit 1, with protein MSHTESGLLKFITCGSVDDGKSTLIGHILYDSKMLYADQEQALLLDSQVGSRNGAIDYSLLLDGLMAEREQGITIDVAYRYFNTERRSFIVADTPGHEEYTRNMAVGAAFADLAVILMDATQGVLVQTRRHARICALMGIKHFIFAVNKIDLAGYDQQRFEAISEDVQRLRDELRLENAVIIPVSATEGDNVTRRSDNMDWYEGPTLLGHLENVDISADVTERGFYMPVQRVCRPDHSFRGFQGQIEAGEVKVGDTLTILPSGESAIVKSLHVGDSPSDRAIAGQPVTVQLDREVDVSRGCVLSKEAGLQTAATFTATLLWMDEEQLVPGQEYWIKLGTKLLPALVTELRHKVDVNNGALLPATTAVKNELISCDIVVSEPLVVDEFKQHKTMGELILIDRVTHATAACGVVVAVGGDGEDGVFLHDGQTRQQVQLFDSFSYDPGVNMVLRQRHPATTYRKGDALPLQSAGCHYPEDFDLQSEGGIANIRGGIFIGFGERDARLPLIDASGLEADAETGAAFGTYRSILVRSNG; from the coding sequence ATGAGCCATACAGAGAGCGGACTTCTGAAATTTATTACCTGCGGTAGCGTGGACGACGGCAAGTCGACACTAATCGGGCACATTCTGTACGATTCCAAGATGCTGTATGCCGACCAGGAGCAGGCGCTGCTGCTGGATAGCCAGGTGGGCAGCCGGAACGGGGCGATCGACTATTCGCTGCTGCTTGACGGCCTGATGGCCGAGCGCGAGCAGGGCATTACGATCGATGTGGCGTACCGCTATTTCAATACCGAACGGCGCAGCTTTATCGTGGCTGATACGCCAGGTCATGAGGAATATACGCGCAACATGGCTGTTGGCGCAGCGTTTGCCGACCTTGCCGTCATTCTGATGGATGCGACCCAGGGCGTGCTGGTGCAGACGCGCCGTCATGCTCGCATCTGCGCGCTGATGGGCATCAAGCATTTCATCTTTGCCGTGAACAAGATTGATCTTGCCGGCTATGACCAGCAGCGCTTCGAGGCGATCAGCGAGGATGTTCAGCGGCTGCGCGATGAGCTTCGTCTGGAAAATGCGGTGATCATTCCGGTCTCTGCGACAGAGGGCGATAACGTGACGCGCCGCTCGGACAACATGGACTGGTATGAGGGGCCGACCCTGCTGGGGCATCTGGAGAACGTCGATATTTCGGCAGACGTAACGGAGCGCGGCTTCTACATGCCGGTGCAGCGTGTATGCCGCCCGGATCATAGCTTCCGTGGCTTCCAGGGACAGATTGAGGCGGGCGAGGTGAAGGTGGGAGATACATTGACCATCCTCCCAAGCGGCGAGAGCGCGATTGTCAAGTCGCTTCATGTGGGCGACAGCCCATCGGATCGCGCAATCGCTGGCCAGCCGGTCACCGTTCAACTGGATCGCGAGGTTGATGTGTCACGCGGCTGCGTGCTGTCCAAGGAGGCTGGTCTGCAGACGGCGGCCACCTTCACAGCGACGCTGCTGTGGATGGATGAGGAGCAACTGGTACCCGGTCAGGAATATTGGATCAAGCTGGGTACGAAGCTCTTGCCTGCTCTGGTGACAGAGCTGCGCCATAAGGTCGATGTCAACAACGGAGCCTTGCTCCCGGCAACCACTGCCGTCAAGAATGAGCTGATTAGCTGTGACATCGTCGTCTCTGAGCCGCTCGTGGTCGACGAATTCAAGCAGCATAAGACGATGGGCGAGCTGATCCTGATCGACCGTGTTACGCATGCCACCGCGGCCTGTGGGGTGGTGGTGGCAGTGGGCGGCGATGGCGAGGACGGCGTGTTCCTGCACGATGGTCAGACCAGGCAGCAGGTGCAGTTGTTCGACAGCTTCAGCTATGACCCTGGGGTGAACATGGTGCTGCGGCAGAGACATCCGGCCACCACGTATCGCAAGGGAGATGCGCTGCCGCTGCAGAGCGCTGGCTGTCATTATCCCGAAGATTTTGACCTGCAATCGGAGGGCGGCATTGCCAACATCCGCGGCGGCATCTTCATAGGCTTCGGCGAGCGCGATGCCAGGCTGCCGTTAATCGATGCCAGCGGGCTGGAAGCAGATGCCGAGACGGGCGCAGCGTTTGGCACATACCGCAGCATACTCGTTCGCAGCAATGGCTAG